One window from the genome of Enterobacter asburiae encodes:
- the ftrA gene encoding transcriptional regulator FtrA, producing the protein MPENSKKMTNLRQIARPKVVVLAYDGLCTFEFGVAVEIFGLPRPELGDEWYRFAVASVDSGELRATGGIRIITDGDITLLESADLIVVPGWRGLDSPVPDALCGALRQASARGCQLLSICSGVFVLAATGLLNGRKATTHWRYIDALKASYPDIDVVEDVIYQDEGNILTSAGSAAGIDLCLHVVRRDFGMETANSVARRLVIPPHRDGSQPQQLSRPVAQLRESQRLGQLFDFLHTHLIEAHSVDSLARRVGMSQRTFLRRFEAATGTTPARWLINERLLRAKDYLESSRLSIDSIAEQTGFGQASTLRHHFRQQFALSPAQYRKKFSRPGTAR; encoded by the coding sequence ATGCCAGAAAACAGCAAAAAGATGACAAACTTAAGACAAATTGCCCGCCCGAAAGTGGTGGTGCTGGCGTATGACGGTCTGTGTACCTTTGAGTTTGGCGTAGCGGTGGAAATCTTCGGCCTGCCGCGTCCCGAGCTGGGCGACGAATGGTATCGTTTTGCGGTAGCGAGCGTTGACAGCGGTGAACTTCGGGCGACAGGCGGGATCCGCATCATTACCGACGGGGATATCACCCTGCTTGAGTCTGCCGATCTGATCGTGGTGCCGGGCTGGCGGGGACTGGACTCACCGGTTCCGGATGCACTCTGCGGGGCATTGCGTCAGGCCAGCGCGCGCGGGTGTCAGCTGCTCTCTATCTGCTCGGGCGTATTTGTGCTGGCCGCTACGGGGCTGCTCAACGGGCGCAAAGCCACGACGCACTGGCGCTATATTGACGCGCTTAAAGCCAGCTACCCTGACATCGACGTGGTTGAGGATGTGATCTACCAGGACGAAGGCAATATACTGACCTCCGCGGGCAGCGCGGCGGGGATCGATCTCTGTCTGCACGTTGTGCGGAGGGATTTTGGCATGGAAACCGCCAACAGCGTGGCGCGTCGGCTGGTCATTCCCCCTCACAGGGATGGCTCTCAGCCGCAGCAGCTTAGCCGCCCGGTGGCGCAGCTGCGGGAGAGCCAGCGTCTCGGCCAGCTGTTTGATTTTCTGCACACGCATCTTATCGAGGCGCACAGCGTCGACTCGCTGGCGCGTCGGGTTGGAATGAGCCAGCGCACTTTCCTTCGTCGCTTCGAAGCGGCGACGGGGACAACGCCCGCACGCTGGTTGATCAATGAGCGCCTGCTGAGAGCGAAAGATTATCTGGAAAGCAGCCGGTTAAGCATCGACAGCATTGCTGAACAGACCGGGTTTGGTCAGGCATCGACATTGCGTCATCATTTTCGCCAGCAGTTTGCGCTTTCCCCGGCCCAGTATCGCAAAAAATTTTCACGTCCAGGTACTGCCCGCTAA
- a CDS encoding cobalamin-independent methionine synthase II family protein, translating to MQRHHAPYRADVVGSFLRPDAIKQARLKFASGEIDAGQLRAVEDDAIRHVVEQQCACGLHVVTDGEFRRAWWHFDFFDGLQGVERYDSQQGIQFNGVQTKAHGVRVTGKLGFGDHPMLEDFRYLKSISGNAQPKMTIPSPSVLHFRGGRKDIDATVYPDLNDYFDDLAITWRDAIRAFYDAGCRYLQLDDTVWAYLCSDDQRRQIRDRGDDADELARIYARVLNKALEGKPDDLTIGLHVCRGNFRSTWISEGGYEPVAEVLFGTVNVDAFFLEYDNDRSGDFAPLRFVRPGKQQVVLGLITTKNGELENPEGVKARLEEAAKYVAKEQICLSPQCGFASTEEGNSLSETQQWDKIRLVTQIASEVW from the coding sequence ATGCAACGACACCATGCCCCGTACCGCGCCGATGTAGTCGGCAGTTTTTTACGCCCGGATGCCATCAAGCAGGCTCGCCTGAAGTTCGCTAGCGGCGAAATTGACGCCGGACAGCTTCGCGCGGTAGAGGATGACGCCATCCGCCACGTTGTTGAGCAGCAGTGCGCGTGCGGTCTGCATGTGGTCACCGACGGCGAGTTTCGTCGTGCCTGGTGGCACTTCGACTTCTTCGACGGTCTGCAGGGCGTTGAGCGTTACGATTCACAGCAGGGCATACAGTTCAACGGAGTACAAACCAAAGCCCACGGCGTGCGCGTGACCGGCAAGCTGGGCTTTGGTGACCATCCGATGCTGGAAGACTTTCGTTATCTGAAAAGCATCAGCGGCAATGCTCAGCCGAAAATGACCATTCCCAGCCCGAGCGTGCTGCATTTCCGCGGAGGCCGTAAAGATATTGATGCCACAGTGTATCCGGACCTGAATGACTATTTCGACGATCTGGCGATCACCTGGCGCGACGCCATCCGCGCATTCTACGATGCGGGTTGCCGTTACCTGCAGCTGGACGACACCGTCTGGGCCTACCTCTGTTCGGACGATCAGCGCCGTCAGATCCGCGATCGCGGCGATGATGCCGATGAGCTGGCACGCATCTATGCCCGCGTCCTGAACAAGGCGCTGGAAGGCAAGCCGGACGATCTGACCATCGGGCTGCACGTCTGTCGCGGTAACTTCCGTTCAACCTGGATTTCCGAAGGCGGCTACGAGCCGGTGGCGGAAGTGCTGTTCGGCACGGTCAACGTTGACGCCTTCTTCCTTGAATATGATAACGACCGCAGCGGTGATTTCGCGCCATTGCGCTTTGTTCGCCCGGGCAAGCAGCAGGTGGTGCTGGGTCTTATTACCACCAAAAACGGCGAGCTGGAGAACCCTGAGGGTGTTAAAGCCCGCCTGGAAGAGGCGGCTAAATACGTGGCAAAAGAGCAAATTTGCCTCAGCCCGCAGTGCGGCTTTGCCTCTACCGAAGAGGGCAACAGCTTGAGCGAAACCCAGCAGTGGGACAAAATCCGTCTGGTCACGCAGATCGCCAGCGAAGTCTGGTAA
- a CDS encoding helix-turn-helix domain-containing protein, with the protein MDITLHLATTLKTLRQARGWSLSKLADETGVSKAMLGQIERNESSPTVSTLWKIATGLNVPFSAFITPEADRQAVFDPQQQAMVVKPLFPWDETLGFDYFSITLAPGALSESTPHEAGVIEHVVVVSGELEMKLDGKWQTISADSGVRFAGDKPHAYRNSSERTVHFHSLIHYPR; encoded by the coding sequence ATGGACATCACACTACATCTAGCAACAACGTTGAAAACGCTGCGCCAGGCGCGCGGCTGGAGTTTGTCGAAGCTCGCGGACGAGACCGGCGTGTCAAAAGCGATGCTCGGGCAAATCGAGCGCAATGAATCCAGCCCGACGGTGTCGACGCTGTGGAAAATAGCTACCGGGCTGAACGTCCCGTTTTCCGCGTTCATCACGCCGGAGGCGGACCGGCAGGCGGTGTTTGACCCGCAGCAGCAGGCGATGGTGGTCAAACCGCTTTTTCCGTGGGACGAGACGCTCGGGTTTGATTATTTCTCCATTACGCTGGCACCCGGCGCACTGAGTGAATCCACGCCGCATGAGGCTGGGGTGATTGAACATGTGGTAGTGGTCAGCGGCGAGCTGGAGATGAAGCTTGACGGCAAATGGCAGACAATTTCTGCCGATTCGGGCGTCCGTTTTGCCGGCGATAAACCGCACGCTTACCGCAACAGCAGCGAGCGAACGGTGCATTTTCACTCCCTGATTCATTATCCCCGCTGA
- a CDS encoding dihydrofolate reductase family protein, whose amino-acid sequence MVTTHVFIAVSLDGYIARQNDDIDWLLQRDDPSEDHGYEAFIADKDYIVMGRGSYEKVLTFDAWPYDRPVLVLSRHLADTPVPEALRGKVQFSSRPPKEVLEDLAAQDVHRVYLDGGQVIQSFLREGLVADMVITTVPVLLGSGKPLFGTLSQDIDLTLVSSRSFPSGLVQSHYRLTP is encoded by the coding sequence ATGGTTACCACACACGTTTTTATCGCGGTCAGTCTTGATGGCTACATCGCCCGACAGAATGACGATATCGACTGGCTGCTGCAGCGCGACGATCCGTCGGAAGATCATGGCTACGAGGCGTTCATCGCGGACAAAGACTACATCGTGATGGGACGAGGGAGTTATGAGAAGGTACTGACCTTTGACGCATGGCCTTACGATCGTCCCGTGCTGGTACTTTCCCGACATCTGGCCGATACGCCCGTGCCGGAGGCGCTGAGGGGCAAAGTGCAGTTCTCATCCCGCCCGCCAAAGGAGGTGCTTGAGGATCTCGCCGCGCAGGACGTTCATCGCGTCTATCTTGATGGCGGACAGGTGATCCAGTCGTTCCTGCGCGAGGGACTGGTAGCCGATATGGTGATCACGACCGTTCCTGTCCTGCTCGGGTCGGGAAAACCGCTGTTCGGAACGTTGTCCCAGGATATTGATTTGACCCTGGTATCAAGCCGCAGCTTCCCTTCGGGCCTGGTGCAGTCGCACTATCGGTTGACGCCATAA
- the urtA gene encoding urea ABC transporter substrate-binding protein yields the protein MQRRTLLKAFALSASVVAMGMSFGVQAADTIKVGIMHSLSGTMAISETPLKDVALMTIDEINAKGGVLGKKLEPVVVDPASNWPLFAEKARQLLSQDKVAVVFGCWTSVSRKSVLPVFEELNGLLFYPVQYEGEEMSPNVFYTGAAPNQQAIPAVEYLMSEDGGAAKRFFLLGTDYVYPRTTNKILRAFLHSKGVEDKDIEEVYTPFGHSDYQTIVANIKKFSAGGKTAVVSTINGDSNVPFYKELANQGLKATDVPVVAFSVGEEELRGIDTKPLVGNLAAWNYFESVDNPTNQAFVADYKAYAKAHKLPNADTVVTNDPMEATYVGIHMWAQAVEKAGTTDVDKVRAAMAGQSFKAPSGFTLTMDATNHHLHKPVMIGEIEGNGQFNVVWQTEQPVRAQPWSPFIAGNDKKPDQPMKTASN from the coding sequence ATGCAGCGTCGTACTTTATTAAAAGCCTTTGCGTTATCCGCGTCCGTTGTGGCAATGGGAATGAGTTTTGGCGTGCAGGCGGCCGATACCATCAAAGTGGGGATCATGCATTCTCTTTCCGGCACCATGGCCATCTCCGAAACCCCGCTGAAGGACGTCGCCCTGATGACCATCGACGAGATCAACGCGAAAGGCGGCGTGCTGGGTAAAAAACTGGAGCCGGTGGTGGTAGACCCGGCCTCAAACTGGCCGCTGTTTGCTGAGAAGGCGCGCCAGCTGTTGAGTCAGGATAAAGTGGCGGTAGTGTTCGGCTGCTGGACGTCGGTATCGCGCAAATCCGTGCTGCCGGTCTTCGAGGAGCTGAACGGTCTGCTGTTCTATCCGGTGCAGTATGAAGGCGAAGAGATGTCGCCAAACGTCTTCTATACCGGTGCGGCGCCGAACCAGCAGGCCATCCCGGCGGTGGAATACCTGATGAGCGAAGACGGCGGCGCGGCGAAACGCTTCTTCCTGCTGGGCACGGACTATGTTTACCCGCGCACCACCAACAAGATCCTGCGTGCGTTCCTGCATTCGAAAGGGGTGGAAGATAAGGATATTGAAGAGGTTTATACCCCGTTTGGCCATAGCGACTACCAGACCATCGTCGCCAACATCAAGAAATTCTCCGCAGGCGGCAAAACCGCCGTGGTGTCGACCATCAACGGCGATTCCAACGTTCCGTTCTACAAAGAGCTGGCTAACCAGGGGCTGAAGGCAACCGACGTACCGGTGGTGGCGTTCTCCGTGGGTGAAGAAGAGCTGCGCGGGATCGACACCAAACCGCTGGTCGGCAACCTGGCCGCGTGGAACTACTTTGAGTCCGTCGATAACCCGACCAACCAGGCCTTTGTGGCGGACTATAAAGCCTATGCCAAAGCGCATAAGCTGCCGAACGCCGATACCGTGGTGACCAACGACCCGATGGAGGCCACTTACGTAGGTATTCATATGTGGGCGCAGGCGGTGGAAAAAGCGGGGACCACCGACGTGGATAAAGTGCGCGCGGCGATGGCTGGCCAGTCCTTTAAGGCACCGTCTGGCTTTACGCTCACCATGGATGCCACCAACCACCATCTTCATAAACCGGTCATGATCGGCGAAATCGAAGGCAACGGCCAGTTTAACGTGGTGTGGCAGACGGAGCAGCCGGTACGCGCCCAGCCGTGGAGCCCGTTCATCGCCGGAAACGATAAAAAGCCCGATCAGCCGATGAAAACCGCCAGCAACTAA
- a CDS encoding YncJ family protein: MIKKGLSFVMLICALFSGQLMAGRKGHEYLWVKNVGHQLRHEADSDELRSAAEESAEGLREHHLWQKSRKPDTHVR; this comes from the coding sequence ATGATTAAAAAAGGGTTATCTTTCGTGATGCTTATCTGTGCGCTGTTTTCTGGCCAGCTTATGGCCGGGCGCAAAGGACATGAATATTTATGGGTAAAGAATGTGGGGCATCAGCTTCGTCATGAAGCCGACAGCGATGAGTTGCGAAGCGCTGCGGAAGAGTCGGCGGAGGGTTTGCGCGAACACCACCTGTGGCAGAAATCGCGCAAACCGGACACGCACGTTCGGTGA
- a CDS encoding peptidase U32 family protein, with protein sequence MRLQSHHLELLSPARDAAIAREAILHGADAVYIGGPGFGARHNASNSLSDIAELVPFAHRFGAKVFVTLNTILHDDELEPAQRLITDLYQTGVDALIVQDMGVLELDIPPIELHASTQCDIRTVEKAKFLSDVGFSQIVLARELNLNQIRDIHQATDATIEFFIHGALCVAYSGQCNISHAQTGRSANRGDCSQACRLPYTLKDDQGRVVAFEKHLLSMKDNDQTANLGALIDAGVRSFKIEGRYKDMSYVKNITAHYRQMLDAIIEDRGDLARASAGRTEHFFIPSTDKTFHRGSTDYFVNARKGDIGAFDSPKFIGLPVGEVLKVAKDHLDVEVTEPLANGDGLNVMIKREVVGFRANTVEKTGENRYRVWPNEMPADLYKARPNAALNRNLDHNWQQALLKTSSERRIAVDIALGGWEEQLILTMTCEDGISVTHTLDGLFEVANNAEKALNSLKDGVAKLGQTIYYARTINVNLPDALFVPNSLLNAFRRETAEMLDAARLAQYPRGSRKAEAVPAPVYPDTHLSFLANVYNHKAREFYHRHGVQLIDAAYEAHEEKGDVPVMITKHCLRFAFNLCPKQAKGNIKSWKATPMQLVNGDEVLTLKFDCRPCEMHVIGKMKNHIFKMPQPGSIVASVSPDDLMKTLPKRKGS encoded by the coding sequence ATGCGCCTGCAATCCCATCATCTTGAACTTTTAAGCCCGGCCCGCGACGCCGCCATTGCCCGTGAAGCGATCCTTCACGGCGCTGACGCCGTCTACATTGGTGGCCCTGGCTTCGGTGCCCGCCATAACGCCAGCAATAGCCTGAGCGATATTGCTGAACTGGTGCCGTTCGCCCACCGTTTCGGGGCGAAAGTGTTCGTGACCCTGAACACCATTCTTCATGATGATGAGCTGGAGCCTGCGCAACGTCTGATTACCGATCTCTACCAGACCGGCGTTGATGCCCTGATCGTTCAGGACATGGGCGTGCTTGAGCTGGATATTCCGCCCATTGAACTGCATGCCAGTACCCAGTGCGATATCCGTACGGTCGAGAAGGCGAAGTTTCTTTCCGACGTCGGCTTTTCGCAAATCGTTCTGGCGCGCGAGCTGAACCTGAATCAGATCCGCGATATTCACCAGGCGACAGACGCGACGATTGAATTCTTTATCCACGGCGCGCTGTGCGTTGCCTATTCCGGCCAGTGCAATATTTCCCACGCGCAGACCGGCCGCAGCGCCAACCGCGGCGACTGCTCTCAGGCCTGCCGTCTGCCGTATACCCTGAAAGACGATCAGGGCCGCGTCGTGGCGTTCGAAAAACACCTGCTCTCCATGAAGGATAACGATCAGACGGCCAACCTGGGCGCGCTGATCGACGCGGGCGTGCGTTCCTTCAAGATTGAAGGGCGCTACAAAGATATGAGCTATGTGAAGAACATCACCGCGCACTATCGCCAGATGCTCGACGCCATCATCGAAGATCGCGGCGACCTGGCGCGCGCGTCGGCCGGCCGTACCGAGCATTTCTTTATTCCGTCGACGGACAAAACGTTCCACCGCGGCAGCACGGACTATTTTGTGAATGCCCGTAAAGGGGATATCGGCGCGTTTGACTCACCGAAGTTTATCGGTTTACCGGTCGGTGAAGTGCTGAAAGTGGCGAAAGATCACCTTGATGTCGAAGTGACGGAACCGCTGGCGAACGGCGATGGCCTTAACGTGATGATTAAGCGTGAAGTCGTGGGCTTCCGCGCCAATACGGTCGAGAAAACCGGCGAGAACCGCTACCGCGTATGGCCGAATGAAATGCCCGCCGATCTCTACAAGGCACGGCCGAACGCGGCGCTTAACCGTAACCTCGATCATAACTGGCAGCAGGCGCTGCTGAAAACCTCAAGCGAACGTCGTATCGCCGTGGATATTGCGCTGGGCGGCTGGGAAGAGCAGCTGATTCTGACCATGACCTGTGAAGACGGCATCAGCGTGACGCATACGCTCGATGGCCTCTTCGAGGTGGCAAACAACGCGGAAAAAGCGCTTAACAGCCTGAAGGATGGCGTGGCGAAGCTGGGCCAGACGATTTACTACGCGCGCACTATCAACGTGAATCTGCCGGACGCGCTGTTCGTGCCGAACAGCCTGCTTAACGCGTTCCGCCGTGAAACGGCAGAGATGCTGGATGCCGCGCGCCTGGCGCAGTATCCGCGCGGCAGCCGTAAAGCGGAAGCCGTCCCTGCGCCAGTATACCCGGACACCCATTTGTCCTTCCTCGCCAACGTCTACAACCATAAAGCCCGTGAATTCTATCATCGCCACGGCGTGCAGCTGATCGACGCCGCCTATGAAGCGCATGAAGAGAAGGGCGATGTGCCGGTGATGATCACCAAGCACTGCCTCCGCTTTGCGTTTAACCTGTGTCCTAAGCAGGCGAAAGGGAACATTAAGAGCTGGAAAGCCACCCCCATGCAGCTGGTAAACGGTGACGAAGTTCTGACCCTTAAGTTCGACTGCCGTCCTTGCGAAATGCACGTGATCGGCAAGATGAAAAACCACATCTTCAAAATGCCACAGCCCGGCAGTATCGTGGCGTCCGTCAGTCCAGACGACCTGATGAAAACCCTGCCAAAACGCAAAGGCAGCTAA
- a CDS encoding rhodanese-like domain-containing protein — protein MSYVTEFPAAEPQEAVTHFLRRLSVETDCADVHHAIVNHEQDFVLLHVVGSPEQFARRHVPGALHLPRSQITAERMAQWPEGTLFVVYCAGPHCNGADRAALKLARLGLPVKIMLGGITGWEDEKFAFASSETAAAL, from the coding sequence ATGAGCTATGTTACTGAATTTCCGGCTGCCGAGCCGCAGGAAGCTGTTACCCATTTTCTGCGTCGCCTGAGCGTCGAAACCGACTGTGCCGATGTGCATCACGCCATCGTCAACCATGAGCAGGACTTCGTGCTGCTGCACGTGGTGGGAAGCCCGGAGCAGTTTGCCCGGCGTCACGTGCCTGGCGCACTGCACCTGCCGCGGAGCCAGATTACCGCCGAGCGCATGGCCCAATGGCCTGAAGGCACGCTGTTCGTTGTCTACTGTGCAGGGCCGCACTGCAACGGCGCAGACAGAGCCGCGCTCAAGCTGGCGCGCCTCGGGCTGCCCGTCAAAATCATGCTCGGGGGCATCACTGGCTGGGAAGATGAAAAGTTCGCCTTTGCCAGCAGCGAAACCGCCGCCGCGCTGTGA